CGCCTGGCCGCTCCGGCGTCGCGTGGGGCCGGTGCGTGAGGCGTGGCTCGAGCTGGAGCCACTGTTGCGCGTGACGCAGGAGGTGGCCCAGGTGCTTGCGGCGCACGAGCCACGCAGCGCCGTCCTTCGAGCCCAGCGCGACGTTTTCACGCAGGCCGCCGCGCCCGGAGCCTGCCTCCCCCGCACACTCCGGCTCGTTCGGCTCTTGCACCTGCGCGACCTGGGGTTCCTCTACGGGATCATCGAGCTGCTCTTCGCCTGGGAGCTCCAGTGGTTGCTGGCGCTCGAGTCGCAGTGGCGGCGCGACCCGCGGGCGCTGGAACGGGTCGTCGAGGCCTTCTGCGATCTCGAGAGTCTGGTGGCACTCGCGCTGCATCAGGCCGAGCGGGACGGGCTCTGCGTTCCCGAGCTCGTGGCTGCGGCCGAGCCGCTCCTCGCGATCGGGGCCGGGGCCCACCCGCTGCTCGGGCACGCGGTGCCGAACGATCTCCACCTGGGCGGGTCCGCCCGTGTGGCCGTCGTCACCGGCAGCAACATGGCAGGGAAGTCCACTTTTCTCCGCATGGTGGCGCTGAACGCCGTGCTGGCGCAGATCGGTGCCTCGGTGCGGGCGGCGACCTGGCGCAGCACGCCGCTCCGACTCGTGGCCAACATCAACGTTCGCGACTCCCTCGCCGACGGTAAGAGCTATTTCCTCGTGGAGGTCGAGCGCGTGCAGCGCATCCTCGCCGCCGCGGCGAGCGACGTCCACGTGCTCGGTCTCTTCGACGAGCTGTTCCGGGGTACGAACTCGAGCGAACGCCTGGCGGCGAGCCTCGAGGTGGCGCGCTGGCTGGCAGCGCGGGGTGGGCTCTTCCTCCTGGCGACGCACGAGCAGGAGCTGGCGCGGCTCGCCGGCGCCCCGGGTACGGACGGCATCGTGGCCCTGCACTTCGGCGAGGAGATTCGCGGCGACAGCCTCGTCTTTCCCTACCGGGTCCAGGAAGGAATCAGCACGGCGCACAATGCGCTGCGTTGGCTGGAGCGGAGCGGCTATCCACGGGACTTGGTGGAACGGGCCCGAGCGCGTGCGCGCGAGGTCGACGGTGTGGCCTGAGGCTCGAGCTCACGCACCGAAAGCCTGCCTGCCTGCAGCGAGCCGATCCGTGCCAGAGCCTCGCGGAGCGCGCGCGACACCGCGGCGGCGGCTGGCAGCGCCCCTGCCAACAGGATGCGATTGACGTAGTCGTCGAGGTGCACGACGTGCGCCCGCTGGAACGGCGCCGCCAGATGTTCGAGCACAGGTCGCCACGGCGAACCCGGCACCGGCAGGACATTGGTGACCGCGATGCCCCGGGGGCGCAGGCGCTGCTGCATGAGCTCCGGCAGCGTGTCGAGGCTGATCACGGGCTTCACGGCTTCGTCGGTCGAGGGCACTGAGAGATCTTCCAGGATGAGGTCGTAGCGTGTGCGGCGGCGTATCAGCCACGAGGCCGCGTCGGACCGGATCACGTCGACGCGACCCACCCAGCTGCCGGAGAGCTCGCGGAAGAGGCGCTCGCCGCGGAGTGACAGGTCCACGGCGGTGAGCGGGGTGCCGAAGCCCATGGCGCGGAGCGGTGCGACGACGCCCCCGCCAGCGAAACCGAGGACGACGACGCGCGGGCCCGAAGCGAGAGCGGCGATGCACGCGGCCAGCACGTCGAACATCGTGTCCGTCGGTCCCGGGTGATCGAGGACCTCGCTCAGGATGTCCTGGCCGTCGACGATGCGGGCCCGGCGGCGCAACCGCACGATGCGCATGGGAATGTCGGGGCTCCTAGGTGGCGAGCTCGAGAATGAGGAGCAAACCGATCCAGAGAACGGCGAGGAAGTGCCAGTAGATGGCGGTGAGGCGCGCGAACAATGCGGGCCCCATGCCGAGGAGACGGCGATGGGGCCAGAACGCCGCCGATCCCAGGAAGAGCAGCCCCCCGAGCACGTGCACCGCGTGCGTCCCCGTGAGGATGTAGAAGAAGGCACTGTGCACCGTGGTTTCCGGGCGCATGCCACGCTGCCACCAGAGCACCCAGGCCACGGCCTGACCCAGGACGAAGAGCGAACCCATGACGAAGCTGACCATGGTCCAGCGCTGCGGGTCGCCCTGCTGGCGGAGCACGGCGCGGCCGCGCTCGAGGACGAGGCTGCTGCCGAGCAAGAGCACCGTGTTGAACCAGAGCAAGCGGGGAAGCGGCGTCGCGAGCGTGCTGCTCGGGCCGCGTTGCCGCAACAGGTAAGCGACCGCCAAGGTGAGGAAGAGAACCAGGATGGGAACGAGCGCCAGCCAGACGCCGAACACCATGGTCGACGAGTCCCCCCGCTTGTGCCGTTCGGAGTCGCCACCACCATTGCCGCCGCGGCCGCCGCCGCGCCCAGGTCCATGGGGGGGCAGACGGAGGTCCGGTGGATCCAACAGCGTCGCGGGATCTCTCATACATACCTTCTCTGGGTGGGGGCGCCACACCGGTCGATGAGAGCTGCGAGGAGAGTATCACGAGTGGCCGCATTGTCCATGCGCGGCGTAAAGCGTGCTTGTCTTACCGGCCGCTCGCTGCGGCGTCCGCCAAAGGCGCGCGGCCAAGCAACGGCGCCTTGACCGTCGCTGGCCCGGCCTCTACTCTGACGCCTCCAAGGAGGCAGCATGAAGAACGGACGTGTGCTTCCCGCCGCCATCGCGACCCTCTCTCTCCTCTTTGGGCTGGTCGGAGCCGCACGCACCCAGGAAGCTCCAGCGACCGAGAAGGCGACCTTCGCCATGGGTTGCTTCTGGTGCGCGGAAACGGCCTTCGAAGGTCTCCCGGGCGTCGTCTCGGTCACTTCCGGTTACACCGGCGGTTTCGAGAAGGACCCGACCTACGAGGAGGTCTCGGCCGGCAAGACCGGACACGCCGAGAGCGTGCAGGTCGTCTACGACCCGAAGAAGGTCTCCTACTCCCAGCTGCTCGAGCTCTTCTGGCACAACATCGACCCGACGCAGGCCGAGGGGCAGTTCTGCGACCACGGACACCAATATCGCTCCGCCGTCTTCTACCAGGACGCGACGCAGAAGCAGCTCGCCGAGGACTCCAAGCACAAGATCGAAACCACTCCACAACGCTTCAAGGGCAGGATCGTCACCGAGATCGTCCCGGCTGCGGTGTTCTATCCTGCCGAGGCCTACCACCAGGACTTCTACAAGAAGGATCCCGAGCGCTACGAGAGCTACCGTGAAGGCTGCGGGCGCGACCGCAGATTGCAGCAGCTCTGGGGCGCTCCAGGGAGGCACGGGCGCAGCTAGCCGCCGGGGAAGCGGCCGGGGTGCAAGTCCCGAGGTTTTCGTGGCCGGGTCGACCCGCGCCAGGATTCGGGCACCATGCCGGAAGGATGCGCGTGCTGCGCCGACTCTTCGCCACCAAGAGCCTGGATGCGATCCTGGAGGAAGGCGAAGCGCCGGAACGGCGGCTGCGGCGCGCGCTCGGGCCGGTCGATCTGGTGCTGCTCGGCATCGGCGGCATCATCGGTGCCGGCATCTTCGCCACCATCGGCACCGCCGCCGCCGGTGACGCGGCGCGCCCCGGCGCGGGCCCGGCGCTCATCCTCTCCTTCGTCCTCACCGCCATCGGCTGCGGCTTCGCGGCACTCTGCTACGCCGAGTTCGCCGCCATGGTGCCGATCTCGGGCAGTGCGTACACGTACTCCTACGCGACGCTCGGCGAGCTGGTGGCCTGGATCATCGGCTGGGATCTCATCATCGAATACGCAGTCGGGAACGTCGCCGTCGCCATCAGCTGGGCGAACTACTTCAAGACCTTCGTCGCCGGCTTCGGCATCCACATTCCGGACTGGCTCTCCACCGATTTCCGCACCGCGGCGAAGATCCCGGGTCTGTTCGAGCGCGCCCCACACCTGTTCGGCGTCCCCATCGTCTTCAGCCTGCCGGCCGTGCTCATCGTGGCGCTCGTCACCGTCGTTCTCGTGATCGGAATCCGCGAGAGCGCGCGCTTCAATGCCGTCATGGTGGGCATCAAGCTCCTGGTGCTCGGCTTTTTCATCGCCGTCGGCGCCCGCTACGTGCGTCCCGAGAACTGGAGCCCGTTCGCCCCTGGCGGCTGGGCCGGGATCCAGGCCGGCGCCGCGGTCGTCTTCTTCGCTTACATCGGCTTCGACGCCGTCACCACGGTCGCCGAGGAAACGCGTAATCCGAAGCGCGATCTACCGATCGGGATCATCGGCTCGCTCATCGTCTGCACGCTCGTCTACATCGTCGTCGCGGCGGTGTTCACCGGCATCATCCCCTACCGGGACCTGGTCGGCATGCGCGCCACGCAGCAGGCGGAGCCGCTCACCATGGCGCTCGACTACGCCCACATCGAGAAGATGAAGAATGTCGCCATTGGCATCGTCGCCTTCGGCTCGGTGATCGCGCACACCGCCGTCCTTCTCGTCTTCCAGCTCGGACAGCCGCGCATCTTCTTCTCCATGGCGCGTGATGGCCTCCTGCCCCAGAAGTTCGCGCGCGTGCACCCGCGCTTCCGTACGCCCCACGTGGCCACCATCCTGACCGGTGTCGCCGTCGGGGTCACCGCCATGTTCACGAGCATCGATGAGATGGTGGACTTGACGAACATCGGCACGCTCTTCGCCTTCATGCTCGTCTGCGCCGGTGTCCTCGTGCTGCGCTGGCGCGAGCCGCACCGCCCGCGCGGCTTCCGCACCCCGTTCGTCCCCTGGGTCCCGCTCATGGGCATCGCGTCCTGCATCTACCTCGCCACCGGCCTACCGTGGATCACCTGGGTTCGCTTCGGGCTGTGGCTCGTAGTGGGTCTCGTCGTCTACCTCGGCTATGGCATCCGCAAGAGCGGGCTGCGCGCCAGAGAAGGCGACAAAGGACGCTGACGGGAACCGGTTGTCGAAGACTCCTCTCTGTGGCGCGGTCACGCAGGGCCGTGGGCGTTCCTCTCGACCGCGAAGTGTGCTCTACTCAGAGCATGAGTCTCCCAGGCTTCCATCCCGCCGTTTCGGCCTGGTTCGAGCGGACCTTCGCCGCACCCACGGAGCCTCAGCCCAAGGCCTGGGCCTCCATCCAGGCGGGACGCCACACGCTGGTCGCCGCCCCCACGGGTTCCGGGAAGACGCTCGCCGCCTTCCTCGCTGCCATCGACTCCCTGGTGCGCCAAGGACAGGAGGGGCCGCTCCCCGACGAGACGCAGGTGGTTTACGTCTCGCCGCTCAAGGCTCTCAGCAACGACATCCAGCGCAACCTGCAGGAACCCCTGAGAGGGATCCGGGCCGCACTCGAAGAGAGCGGTCAGGCGGCGCCCGAGATCCGCGTCTTCCTCCGTACTGGGGACACGCCGCAAGCGGAGCGCGCCGCCATGGTGAAGCGCCCACCGCACCTCGTCGTCACCACGCCCGAATCGCTCTACATCCTGCTCACCAGCGAGCGCGGACGCAGGATGCTGCAGACGACACGCACCGTCATCGTCGACGAGATCCACGCCCTCGTCGGCAACAAGCGCGGTTCCCATCTCGCCCTCAGCCTCGAACGCCTGGAAGCGCTGGCTGGAAGAAGGCTCGTCCGCATCGGTCTCTCGGCGACACAGCGGCC
The nucleotide sequence above comes from Candidatus Krumholzibacteriia bacterium. Encoded proteins:
- a CDS encoding cytochrome c oxidase subunit 3 yields the protein MRDPATLLDPPDLRLPPHGPGRGGGRGGNGGGDSERHKRGDSSTMVFGVWLALVPILVLFLTLAVAYLLRQRGPSSTLATPLPRLLWFNTVLLLGSSLVLERGRAVLRQQGDPQRWTMVSFVMGSLFVLGQAVAWVLWWQRGMRPETTVHSAFFYILTGTHAVHVLGGLLFLGSAAFWPHRRLLGMGPALFARLTAIYWHFLAVLWIGLLLILELAT
- a CDS encoding amino acid permease; this translates as MLRRLFATKSLDAILEEGEAPERRLRRALGPVDLVLLGIGGIIGAGIFATIGTAAAGDAARPGAGPALILSFVLTAIGCGFAALCYAEFAAMVPISGSAYTYSYATLGELVAWIIGWDLIIEYAVGNVAVAISWANYFKTFVAGFGIHIPDWLSTDFRTAAKIPGLFERAPHLFGVPIVFSLPAVLIVALVTVVLVIGIRESARFNAVMVGIKLLVLGFFIAVGARYVRPENWSPFAPGGWAGIQAGAAVVFFAYIGFDAVTTVAEETRNPKRDLPIGIIGSLIVCTLVYIVVAAVFTGIIPYRDLVGMRATQQAEPLTMALDYAHIEKMKNVAIGIVAFGSVIAHTAVLLVFQLGQPRIFFSMARDGLLPQKFARVHPRFRTPHVATILTGVAVGVTAMFTSIDEMVDLTNIGTLFAFMLVCAGVLVLRWREPHRPRGFRTPFVPWVPLMGIASCIYLATGLPWITWVRFGLWLVVGLVVYLGYGIRKSGLRAREGDKGR
- the msrA gene encoding peptide-methionine (S)-S-oxide reductase MsrA — encoded protein: MKNGRVLPAAIATLSLLFGLVGAARTQEAPATEKATFAMGCFWCAETAFEGLPGVVSVTSGYTGGFEKDPTYEEVSAGKTGHAESVQVVYDPKKVSYSQLLELFWHNIDPTQAEGQFCDHGHQYRSAVFYQDATQKQLAEDSKHKIETTPQRFKGRIVTEIVPAAVFYPAEAYHQDFYKKDPERYESYREGCGRDRRLQQLWGAPGRHGRS